A stretch of DNA from Cannabis sativa cultivar Pink pepper isolate KNU-18-1 chromosome X, ASM2916894v1, whole genome shotgun sequence:
GAAGTTATCATTAATCACAAGGCCTCTCTTTTAACCCAACAGTTCGTTTGTGCGTCAATATACCTTAGTTTGTTGTCTATCTTTTGGGTTTTAGGTTGAAAGTATTAATAAGGTTTAGTAGCAATGATTCATCTGACCCGGATTTGGGAAATATATCGTTTAATGTTATGTGGGTTTTGGCTGAAACTGATAACCAATAGTTTAAAAAGACCTAAAATTGTTGGATGATTAATCTTCTTAAGAAAAGAATTGTTTGTCTGAAGTATTGAGTTAGGCCCTTTCCAGATCTTGTTTCATTGCATTATTTGGTATTTTCTGTACCATTGATTTGTAGTCACATAAGGGCAAGATGTTTTTTCATTTATCTTCCGTTCCTTGGTTATTTTAACTGATGAAAGTTAAGAGCTTCATTCTTTTTTTGTCATGGGAATTGTTTCGTGCGTTATGTCAAATGACcccaaattaaatttttttctttcgaTTTCATGGAATTACGAGATTAGTCTATTGTCAAACATCGATTCCAAAGATTTTAGGTCGATGTTTTATGTTAATTGTCATGATGTTAAATAACACTGAATAAAGTTTAGTAACATATATGAtaacttttttgttttaaatcTAAGCTGAGAGTTTCCTTCTTTTAATGGATATTGCTATAGTATGTTTGATGTGAATTAGAATTGCATGTGTTGATTTGGGGAAACTGTTATAGCGTGTATCCCTTTTAGTACATAAAATTTCGGATGATGAATATCTTCTTGTACTGGGATTTGTGGATATTGCTATAGTATGTTTGGTGTGAATTAGAATTGCATGTGTTGATTTGGGCAAACTGCGATAGCGTGTATCCCTTTTAGTACATAAAATTTCGGATGATGAATATCCTCTTGTACTGGGATTTGTGGATTTGCATGATTCTTTGTTCTACTCTACACGTGTCTTATGGGTTGTTCTGGTGCTTCAATAGCTCCGAAAAGATAAGGAGGAAGCAAAGTTGAAGAGGAAAGAACATAAATTGCAGAAAAAGTTACGGAAAGAACGTATCAGAAGTACAGAGACAGAAAAAAGTGACGCTGATGGAAAAGTGAAAAGGAAGGAAGAGAACTATTctcaagagaagaagagggaaAATAACTTATATGGCGGGAACCTTTCTAAGGCAGCTGTAGAGGAGAAGCATCCTCAacagaagaagagaaagaatgaCTTGTATGGTGGTAACCATTCTAAGGCAGCTGCAGAGGAGAAATATCCTCTACAGAAGAAGAGAAAGACTGTTGTGGATgaatctgatctattagaatCGAGTGATTTAACTCAAGAACACGAGCAACCCACCTGTTCTGGAAGTGTTAGCTTTGTGTCTGATAGCACTCAAAGCAACCCCAAGAAGAGGCGATTGCACGAGTCATTGTCTAATGATGGCGACAGTGAAAGTGAGTTCCTTTTCTGATCTGTGTGAcaagattttattaaatttttgtgACACTAATAACAATCTACCTGTTCAATTGATTTTATTGTAGGAAAAATTATTCGTATCAGGCTACGCAAGACTGCATCTGAGGTTCATGTATTAAAGAGTTCAGGCAGTGGTTGTATACCTAGTGTATTGACGAAAACAGAAGTTGGTAAACATATCCTTAAACCTTGCCAAGAATTGCCACTGGCTACACTGGAGGGGAGAAATGAAACGAAGAGGCACGGGCTCATTCTTAAACAATGCCAAGAATTGCCGTTGCCTCCACAAGATAGCAGCAGGCAAAGCAAGAGGCCTGAAACTCAGAAGCTCTGCCTTAAACAATCTCTAGAGTTGCCATTGGCTGCCACACAAGAGAGCAATGAATCCAAGAGTAATGAAGCTAATAAACTCGACCTTAAACCAGAACAAGAGCTGCCATTGGCTGCTCGCCGAGAGAGCAGAAAATCCAGGAGGACCTCGAAGACCAGCTTGTTTATTGATGGTAGTCAAAGCTTGGATCAGTTTTATGGAGATTTGTTAAAGCCTTGGCTTCTTCCAAGGCTTGAAGCAGAGCATTGTGATTCTGACGAAGACGATTGGCTTCTTGGGTCAAAGCAAGAAAACAAGCAAGATGCTACAATACATAAAGCCGCCAATGTTGTGTCATGTTCTAGGACCTCTAATTTGTGGCCACAAGCTAACTACTTGCCGGAAGCTGACATTTTTGGATTGCCTTACACCGTAcccttttgatatattttttgttatttattatttgtagtTTACCCTTTTGATATTTAACTAACTTTTCATTTGGTTTAGTGTCTTCTGAACCAAAGAACTGTAGTATGGAAATTTCACATTACAA
This window harbors:
- the LOC115714322 gene encoding uncharacterized protein LOC115714322; amino-acid sequence: MSRCFPFPPPTYANKGEALDELIKLRKDKEEAKLKRKEHKLQKKLRKERIRSTETEKSDADGKVKRKEENYSQEKKRENNLYGGNLSKAAVEEKHPQQKKRKNDLYGGNHSKAAAEEKYPLQKKRKTVVDESDLLESSDLTQEHEQPTCSGSVSFVSDSTQSNPKKRRLHESLSNDGDSERKIIRIRLRKTASEVHVLKSSGSGCIPSVLTKTEVGKHILKPCQELPLATLEGRNETKRHGLILKQCQELPLPPQDSSRQSKRPETQKLCLKQSLELPLAATQESNESKSNEANKLDLKPEQELPLAARRESRKSRRTSKTSLFIDGSQSLDQFYGDLLKPWLLPRLEAEHCDSDEDDWLLGSKQENKQDATIHKAANVVSCSRTSNLWPQANYLPEADIFGLPYTVPF